In Oscillospiraceae bacterium, the DNA window TTATATCCGGAATTATCCTTTCGATAGGAACAGGAGTGATAACATCGGCATCATCATAGGTGTTCTGCCGCATGAGCTCATCTATGCCGGTGCCGAGAGCGTTTTTCTTGGCCATTTATTTTAAATACCTTTTCTTTTGCCTGATTATTTTGAATTGACTATATGTAACCGACTATATTTTAAATTTTGAAATCATCTCGCGTGCAATTTCAAGATACGCAGAAGACGGTTTACAATTCCTGTCGTAATACACAACAGGCTGTCCAAAGCTCGGTGCTTCACTCACTCTGACTCCACGGGGAATTGTCGACTTAAATACTTTCCCCGGAAAAAATCTCTGTACTTCCCTGGCGACCTGAATGGAAAGATTCAATCTTCCATCATACATAGTAAGAATAACTCCACCAAGAGACAAAGACGGATTGTATAGCTTTTGTACTTTGTTCAGAGTATAAGTAAGCTGTGAAAGCCCTTCAAGCGCAAAGTATTCACACTGCATGGGAACAATTATCATATCTGAACATACCATTGCGTTTAAAGTCAAAAGTCCAAGGGATGGCGGGCAATCAATTATAACAGCGTCATATTTTTCTTTTACCATAGCTTTATCGAGAGCATCAGAAAGAACAAATTCGCGCCTATTGCGGTCGGAAATTAAAAGCTCGGCGCCGGCAAGCTCCATTGTGGCGGGAATAATATCAACACCTTCAAATTTTGTGCCTCGTATAGCTTGCGAAGCTTCAGCGGCGCCGGAAACAATGTCAAACGATGAAACGCCTGAGTTCTTTTTCAAAACACCCATTCCGGTGGAGCAGTTACCCTGAGGATCAAAATCCAAAAGAAGAACACGTCTTTTGAGAATGCCGAGGGCGGCGGCAATATTAATTGCGCATGTGGTTTTGCCTACACCGCCCTTTTGATTGGCCATAGAAAATATTTTTGCCTTATCAGACATTTTGCCCCGCCCCATTATTTATAATTGGCTGAAAATACATTTATATATTCGGAACGAATGGAGAATCATAAGTATTTCTGCTTTAATATTATATACCCCCTGTATCAGAAAGTCAAGAAATATTGCCATATGGCTTTAAACCGAAAATGTTTCACGTGAAACATTTTCTCCCGTACAACAGAACAGAATGTCCGGTTGTGCTACTTTCGGTCGAAAAATGTTTCACGTGAAACATTGCGCTTTTACTAATTATGTGTGCAGCTTTTTATGTATATTTTCATCAGTGTTCCTTCTTCTGTTTCTTCCTTGTCGATATCAACATCGTATCCGGCCAGCTTTACTGTTTCGGCGGCTTTTTCAATTGTATTTGTAAATATCTTAATATCCTTTAATATGATTTTTCTGATGGGACGCTGTTCAACAGATTGTATCATTGTATCCGCCACGGTTTCTCTGTCAATAAAAGCTCGCCTTTTGAATATATCTTCTATAAATTCTTCTGTTTCCGCTACATTCAATCCCTTTGAAATAACTTCTCTCATGATTTTCCTGCGAAGATCAGGTTCGAAAATTTTAAGAAGCGCGCGTGCATGGCGTTCTGAAAGAGAATTTTTGATCATTTCATCTCTTTCATCAGCGTCGAAGCGAAGCAATCTCAACTTGTTCGCTATCGCGGATTG includes these proteins:
- a CDS encoding ParA family protein, whose protein sequence is MSDKAKIFSMANQKGGVGKTTCAINIAAALGILKRRVLLLDFDPQGNCSTGMGVLKKNSGVSSFDIVSGAAEASQAIRGTKFEGVDIIPATMELAGAELLISDRNRREFVLSDALDKAMVKEKYDAVIIDCPPSLGLLTLNAMVCSDMIIVPMQCEYFALEGLSQLTYTLNKVQKLYNPSLSLGGVILTMYDGRLNLSIQVAREVQRFFPGKVFKSTIPRGVRVSEAPSFGQPVVYYDRNCKPSSAYLEIAREMISKFKI